The genomic window GCTCAACCCGACGCCGGGCAGCGATTGGGACGCCAGCCCGAAGCCGGTCGAGAAGGAGTTCGTCCGGCGGGTTCGCGCCAAAGGCGTCTCCTGCACGGTTCGCGACACCCGCGGGCGGGAAATCAGTGCTGCGTGCGGGCAGCTGGCGGCCGAAGGCAAGTGAACCGCGGCGGCGGGCGGCACGTCGTAGCAGACAAGACCAGCAGAGAAGGAACGCCATGATGAATCGCCTGTTGTCGCCCATGCGGCTGATAGCCGCCGCCCTCTTCGCCGCCGCCCTGATCCTCGGGCTGGCCGCTCCGCCGCCCGCCCAGGCCGCCGACGAACGCCTGAATTTCACCGGGACCACGCTGTCCGGGGCGCCGTTCAACGGCGCCAGCCTGCAGGGCAAGCCGGCGGTGCTGTGGTTCTGGGCGCCGTTCTGCCCGTTCTGCAACGCCGAGGCGCCCGGCGTCGCCCAGGTGGCGGCCGCCAATCCCGGCGTGGCCTTCGTCGGCATCGCCGGGCATTCGAGTGTGGGAGACGAGCAAGCTTTCGTCTCCAAGTACGGGCTGAACTTCACCAACCTCAACGACGCCGACGGCTCGATCTGGGCCCGCTACAACGTGCCGTGGCAGCCGGCGTACGTGTTCTATCGGGCGGACGGCAGCTCGACCTTCGTCAACAACCCCACCTCGGCCATGTCCCAGCAGGATCTGGCCGGCCGGGTGGCCGCGCTGAAGTGAACCAGGGCCTCGTCGGCCTGGCGTTCGCCGCCGGGCTGGTGGCCGCTCTGAATCCCTGCGGCTTCGCGATGTTGCCGGCCTACCTGCTGCTGGTGGTCCGCGGGGAGCGGGAGGGCAGCGCGCTGGGCGGCGTCGGGCGTGCCTTGGCGGCCACCGCGGGGATGG from Mycobacterium shigaense includes these protein-coding regions:
- a CDS encoding protein disulfide oxidoreductase, with amino-acid sequence MMNRLLSPMRLIAAALFAAALILGLAAPPPAQAADERLNFTGTTLSGAPFNGASLQGKPAVLWFWAPFCPFCNAEAPGVAQVAAANPGVAFVGIAGHSSVGDEQAFVSKYGLNFTNLNDADGSIWARYNVPWQPAYVFYRADGSSTFVNNPTSAMSQQDLAGRVAALK